Proteins from a genomic interval of Orbaceae bacterium lpD02:
- the pyrH gene encoding UMP kinase, which produces MTKQTPYYKRVLLKLSGEALQGDEGFGIDASVLDRMALEIKELVEMGVEVAVVIGGGNLFRGAGLAKAGMNRVVGDHMGMLATVMNGLAMRDALHRIEINARLMSAIPLNGVCDDYRWTEAISLLKHGKVVILSAGTGNPFFTTDSAACLRGIEIEADVVLKATKVNGVYSADPIKDHNATLFKTLNYGKVLDDELKVMDLAAFTLARDHNLPICVFNMNKPGALKRVILGEPEGTLINNDVTISC; this is translated from the coding sequence ATGACAAAACAAACTCCCTACTATAAACGTGTTCTTTTAAAGCTAAGTGGTGAAGCACTACAAGGTGATGAAGGTTTCGGTATTGATGCATCTGTTCTTGATAGAATGGCCTTAGAGATTAAAGAACTAGTCGAAATGGGTGTTGAAGTTGCAGTTGTTATTGGCGGTGGTAATTTATTTAGAGGAGCTGGTCTAGCTAAAGCGGGCATGAACCGTGTTGTTGGCGATCATATGGGAATGCTTGCAACCGTGATGAATGGTCTAGCGATGCGTGATGCACTACATCGAATTGAAATTAACGCGCGTTTAATGTCGGCAATTCCATTGAATGGTGTATGTGATGACTACCGTTGGACAGAAGCGATTAGCTTGCTTAAGCATGGTAAAGTGGTTATTCTTTCAGCTGGAACCGGAAACCCTTTTTTTACTACCGATTCTGCCGCCTGCTTACGAGGAATTGAAATTGAAGCTGATGTAGTATTAAAAGCGACGAAAGTCAATGGTGTTTACTCCGCCGATCCTATCAAAGATCATAATGCAACATTATTTAAAACTCTAAATTACGGGAAAGTGCTAGATGATGAGCTCAAAGTCATGGATCTTGCCGCTTTTACCCTTGCTCGTGATCATAATCTACCTATCTGTGTTTTTAATATGAACAAACCAGGTGCTTTAAAGAGAGTGATTCTTGGGGAACCAGAAGGAACACTTATTAACAATGATGTCACAATAAGTTGCTAA
- the frr gene encoding ribosome recycling factor — protein MMLNEIQKDAQDRMEKSLDAFQNHIGKIRTGRASPSLLDNIMVEYYGSATPLRQLANVVAEDSRTLAITVFDKSLTPAVEKSILASDLGLNPASTGTVIRVPLPPLTEERRRDLTKIVRSEAEQGRVSIRNVRRDANEQIKVLLKDKSISEDDERKAQDIIQKLTDSMIKKLDAVLADKEKELMEF, from the coding sequence ATTATGCTAAATGAGATACAAAAAGACGCTCAGGATAGAATGGAAAAAAGCTTAGATGCTTTCCAAAATCACATTGGCAAAATCCGTACAGGACGAGCCTCACCAAGCTTACTTGATAATATCATGGTTGAATATTATGGTAGCGCTACACCACTACGCCAACTAGCAAACGTTGTCGCTGAAGACTCAAGAACCCTTGCTATTACTGTATTTGATAAATCACTTACCCCCGCTGTTGAAAAATCAATTCTCGCATCAGATTTAGGGTTAAATCCCGCATCAACAGGTACAGTTATTCGTGTTCCACTACCACCATTAACGGAAGAACGACGCCGTGATTTAACAAAAATCGTCCGAAGTGAAGCAGAGCAAGGCCGAGTTTCAATCCGTAACGTAAGACGTGATGCCAATGAGCAAATTAAAGTATTATTGAAAGATAAATCTATCTCTGAAGATGATGAACGCAAAGCTCAAGATATCATTCAAAAGTTAACGGATAGTATGATTAAAAAACTTGATGCCGTTCTCGCGGATAAAGAAAAAGAACTAATGGAATTTTAG
- the rpoH gene encoding RNA polymerase sigma factor RpoH, which produces MSNNIKIPSVALIPQGNIESYLRMINTYPMLSAEEEKALGEKLYYHDDVDAARQLILSHLRFVAHVARGYSGYGLPQADLIQEGNIGLMKAVRRFNPEMGVRLVSFAVHWIKAEIHEYVLKNWRIVKVATTKAQRKLFFNLRKSKQRLGWFSHDEVGIVADELGVTRKDVLEMESRMSAQDMSFDIDNDDDDNSIVAPALYLEDSSSDFSKSIENDNWENDATDKLHDALSQLDQRSQDIIKARWLDVDDSKSTLQELATKYNVSAERVRQLEKNALQKLRVAIEA; this is translated from the coding sequence ATGAGTAACAACATAAAAATACCATCGGTTGCTTTGATCCCACAAGGTAATATTGAATCTTATCTGCGCATGATTAACACTTATCCAATGTTAAGCGCAGAGGAAGAAAAAGCATTAGGTGAAAAGCTCTATTATCATGATGATGTTGATGCTGCAAGGCAGCTTATTTTGTCTCATCTTCGTTTTGTTGCACATGTCGCTCGCGGTTATTCTGGGTATGGTTTACCGCAAGCAGATCTGATCCAAGAAGGTAATATTGGCCTCATGAAGGCCGTTCGTCGTTTTAACCCTGAGATGGGGGTGCGTTTAGTTTCATTTGCGGTTCATTGGATCAAAGCTGAAATTCATGAGTATGTACTAAAAAATTGGCGAATAGTCAAAGTTGCCACAACTAAAGCACAGCGTAAATTATTCTTTAATCTACGCAAATCCAAGCAACGTTTAGGATGGTTTAGCCATGATGAAGTTGGCATTGTTGCTGATGAGCTTGGTGTGACACGAAAAGATGTGTTAGAAATGGAATCAAGAATGTCAGCGCAAGATATGTCGTTTGATATTGATAATGATGATGATGACAATTCTATTGTAGCCCCAGCACTGTATTTAGAAGATTCCAGTTCAGATTTTTCAAAGTCAATTGAAAATGATAATTGGGAGAATGACGCAACGGATAAACTGCACGATGCGCTATCGCAGTTAGATCAGCGTAGTCAGGATATTATTAAAGCTCGTTGGCTTGACGTTGATGATAGTAAATCAACATTGCAAGAACTAGCGACTAAATACAATGTTTCAGCTGAACGAGTACGCCAGTTAGAGAAAAATGCACTACAAAAACTACGCGTGGCTATTGAAGCTTAA
- the ftsX gene encoding permease-like cell division protein FtsX codes for MLARRNKNQQTDDNIFFSRWKRQIQYAWQNVFNDFRQHILASLLTIIVIAISITLPTISYLLWKNANQAAHQWYPTPNLTVYIDKSLTAEQTNELLAKIKLYSEVENISYLSRDEALDEFKLWSGFNDAIDLLDENPLPAVAIVIPKEDAKQTSVLHAVQAQIIELNGVEDVRLDDSWFTRLTALTDMVKTIVWTISILMMIAVSLVIGNSIRLAIFARRQTIVVMQLIGATEGFILRPFLYSGIFNGFVSGVIALILSEIFIFQIDAIILNVSSIFGTIFKIEGLNWDEALFIALISTIIGWLSALVATKKYLNMAHIG; via the coding sequence ATGTTAGCGCGTAGGAATAAAAATCAGCAAACAGACGATAATATTTTTTTTTCTCGCTGGAAAAGGCAAATTCAATATGCATGGCAAAATGTTTTTAATGATTTTCGTCAGCATATTCTAGCCTCATTATTGACTATTATTGTTATCGCTATTTCAATCACTTTACCAACGATTAGTTATTTACTATGGAAAAATGCTAACCAAGCAGCGCATCAATGGTACCCAACGCCAAATTTAACCGTATATATAGATAAATCGTTAACAGCGGAGCAAACGAATGAGCTATTGGCTAAAATAAAGTTATATTCTGAGGTCGAAAATATTAGTTATCTTTCTCGTGATGAAGCATTAGATGAGTTTAAACTTTGGTCGGGATTTAATGATGCTATTGATTTACTTGATGAAAATCCGTTGCCCGCTGTTGCAATAGTCATCCCGAAAGAGGATGCTAAACAAACTAGCGTATTGCATGCTGTTCAGGCACAAATTATTGAACTAAACGGCGTTGAGGATGTTCGGCTAGATGATAGTTGGTTTACCCGCTTAACCGCCCTAACTGACATGGTCAAAACCATTGTTTGGACTATTTCGATACTGATGATGATTGCTGTTTCTTTAGTGATTGGTAATAGCATTCGATTGGCTATTTTTGCTAGGCGCCAAACTATTGTGGTTATGCAGCTTATTGGCGCTACAGAGGGGTTTATTTTACGTCCATTTTTATATAGTGGAATATTTAATGGTTTTGTCAGTGGTGTCATCGCATTAATTCTATCGGAAATATTTATCTTTCAAATTGATGCGATCATCTTGAATGTTTCGTCTATTTTTGGAACAATATTTAAAATAGAAGGTTTGAACTGGGATGAAGCATTATTTATTGCGCTTATTTCAACAATAATCGGCTGGCTGTCTGCACTGGTTGCAACGAAAAAGTATTTAAACATGGCTCATATTGGTTAA
- the ftsE gene encoding cell division ATP-binding protein FtsE codes for MIRFDRVSKVYSGGKPALQNINFSLADGEMAFLTGHSGAGKSTLLRLICGLDRANDGRVLLNGHDVNQLRKQDIPFLRRKIGMIFQDHQLLMDHSVYDNVAIPLIILGKPIEEIRRRVSAALDKVGLIDKMKFYPIQLSGGEQQRVGIARAIVNKPRILLADEPTGNLDDKLSKDVLKLFEEFNQSGVTVLMATHNMGLIRRKHHRVLNLSQGRLIGDSHVSA; via the coding sequence ATGATTCGATTTGACCGAGTGAGTAAAGTATATTCTGGCGGCAAGCCTGCTTTACAGAATATTAATTTTTCTCTTGCTGATGGCGAAATGGCTTTCCTAACGGGTCATTCTGGCGCGGGGAAAAGCACTTTACTACGTTTAATCTGCGGACTGGATCGTGCTAATGATGGACGGGTGCTGCTAAACGGCCATGATGTCAATCAGTTAAGAAAACAAGATATTCCATTTTTACGCCGTAAAATCGGTATGATTTTTCAAGATCATCAATTGCTGATGGATCATTCAGTATATGATAATGTTGCTATTCCTCTTATTATTTTAGGTAAACCGATAGAAGAGATCCGTCGTCGAGTTTCGGCGGCGTTAGATAAAGTTGGGCTAATTGATAAAATGAAATTTTATCCTATTCAATTATCTGGTGGAGAGCAGCAGCGGGTGGGTATAGCCAGAGCGATTGTTAATAAGCCAAGAATATTACTTGCCGATGAACCGACAGGTAATTTAGATGATAAACTATCAAAAGATGTCTTAAAATTATTTGAGGAATTTAATCAAAGTGGTGTAACCGTGTTAATGGCCACGCATAACATGGGATTAATTAGGCGCAAACATCATCGAGTTTTGAACTTAAGTCAAGGACGCTTGATTGGAGATAGTCATGTTAGCGCGTAG
- the ftsY gene encoding signal recognition particle-docking protein FtsY: MTEQQKVGFFARLKNGLFKTKQNIGSGFVSLFKGRKIDSDLFEELEEQLLIADVGVDTTQKMIHSLTEHASRKQLKDADALHGLLKAEMENILTKVDEPLDLNKHTPFVILMVGVNGVGKTTTIGKLAKQFQQEGKSVMLAAGDTFRAAAVEQLQVWGERNNIPVIAQHTNADSASVIFDALQAAKSRKIDVLIADTAGRLQNKSHLMDELKKIVRVLKKQDDNAPHEIMLTIDASTGQNAISQAKIFNDVVGLTGITLTKLDGTAKGGVIFSIADQLGIPIRYIGVGEKIDDLRPFIASDFIDALFDDDKGDSENP; this comes from the coding sequence ATGACAGAACAACAAAAAGTGGGCTTTTTTGCTCGCTTAAAAAATGGATTATTTAAAACCAAGCAAAATATTGGTTCTGGTTTTGTATCTTTGTTTAAAGGTAGAAAAATTGATAGCGATCTTTTTGAAGAGCTAGAAGAGCAACTGTTAATTGCTGATGTTGGTGTTGATACGACACAGAAAATGATTCATTCGCTCACTGAGCATGCTTCGCGGAAACAGCTTAAAGATGCCGACGCTTTACATGGTTTGCTTAAGGCAGAAATGGAAAATATTTTGACTAAAGTCGACGAACCATTAGATCTTAATAAGCACACGCCTTTTGTTATTTTAATGGTTGGTGTCAACGGCGTAGGTAAGACGACGACGATAGGTAAATTAGCCAAGCAGTTTCAACAGGAAGGCAAGTCGGTCATGCTTGCTGCGGGAGATACGTTTAGAGCCGCAGCAGTTGAGCAGTTGCAAGTCTGGGGTGAGCGTAATAATATTCCTGTCATCGCCCAACATACTAATGCGGATTCTGCTTCCGTAATATTTGATGCCTTACAAGCGGCGAAGTCAAGAAAAATAGATGTATTAATTGCCGATACCGCAGGGCGATTACAAAATAAATCTCATTTAATGGATGAGCTAAAGAAAATAGTTCGTGTTCTGAAAAAACAAGATGATAATGCCCCTCATGAAATTATGTTAACGATTGATGCAAGCACAGGTCAAAATGCAATTAGTCAAGCGAAGATATTTAATGACGTGGTTGGATTAACAGGGATAACACTAACGAAGTTAGACGGTACAGCAAAAGGTGGTGTTATTTTTAGTATAGCAGATCAATTGGGTATTCCTATTCGTTATATTGGTGTTGGGGAAAAAATCGACGATTTAAGGCCTTTTATTGCCAGTGATTTTATTGATGCTCTTTTTGATGATGATAAAGGTGACAGTGAAAATCCATGA